The sequence below is a genomic window from Gossypium hirsutum isolate 1008001.06 chromosome A11, Gossypium_hirsutum_v2.1, whole genome shotgun sequence.
aagccctttttcaaTATTTAGTGcggaaacagacaaattaaatcacaaaaattccaCAGATGCAAATTCACTCATCAtggacacagaaaataatattaaaatattttttagactcagatttgtggtcccgaaaccactattctaactaggttCTAAACCTGCCTCTTACAAAATCCTAagagacataaaaatctaaaatgatataagcactatttctttggatcaTTTGAGCATTTTCAAACCCACCTTATGatattagtgtaacaccccaaacccgtcctagacattatggctgaatccgcgatgtcacattgaagtgtgttTTGAAAAGCATCGTTTGGTTTGAAAAGTATGTACTATATCAAAACTCTCGTAGTGATCTTTTACAAACTTTTAGATATCTAGATTGTTGTGAAAAACTCAAGTAGGTTTAGCAAAAGTTAATCATTCCGTGTTGTTATTACACTTTTTAAAGAACAATGGTTGATGCGGAAGCTTTTTGAAATATGTTGTGATAGCGTggtgtttttaaaaatatttatcgtTTTGAAAAACTTGCGTCCTACTGCTAGCAGATATAAACCAAAATAAgtaaatcccaaattaaagtaaaatttaaaaaggccttattacatagcaaatacccaaattaaatagcttaaagaataaaagtttaaaatagtaGCATAAGCAGTTGTGTGGCCTCcctcgagtccctcgcagctcagatccacctaaggattacctgtatagGAGAGCAGAAGGGCGAGTTTAtgaaaaactcaatgtgtaatcccttattAAACAGACAATCAGTCATACCATATGCAaatatagtctgggcctaagctcgAATCAGTAACAATCCCATAACAGTTACGCCCTTAACCTAATACTGTATCAGTAGCAGTGTGGGCTTTAGCtcattacagtaacagtaacaataatgcattaaggagtcctacccatccatcctctccactccactccactccgtccagccctacactccatgtggggataaaatcgacccacccatccctacattccAAAGAGATAGCACTGGTTGCGTCACTAACAGTATATGCAGTAGacctgccagtacagtacacttcctccaaatatattaaatccacccccatgcaacatgtcatgtcataatatcatacgtgtatccaaaaatgtcatgctcaaataCAGTCTTACAAATCATAGGGGCATAtcagtcatttcatcagtatgggaTCTAAGTATACTTACCGGCCCAATAATAGGTctacagtcgtctcgggcgacccgtgcaaccttaatagtcaaccAATGAAAATGGGTCCAAACCCATAATACGacctatgtgggcccacacacctgtgtggcccacaaagcccaaaacTAGCCATGGCCGTGTAaaccacacagcctggcccaataacctccacacgtccgtgtggtttaccccACATAGCCTATtgtggcccaacgtggcccaaaatgaCCTAAACCCataaaatcgctcatggtggcctctacgatcaactGTCCACATTTTGAACTTTCGATTCACCACATGAGCGAGCGCACACTCATGTAGCGACACTAGTCAAGTTTCCTGGCTTTTGCTGATTTATGATTatagcagtgtgattacacacctattCATGAAAACGTGCGAAAAGTCCACGAGTACTCCAACCTACATTCATTCACAAGATTCAATTAATCGCAAACCAATCAACCTATCCAAAACCCCCACCAAAATAACTTACCcaaaaacttactcatcacttGAATAAATCAGCCGATTATGGCTTACTCGTTGAATCCGTTTCTAAGAGACCAATCaatagggtttaggggttatttGTATTCCAACAAACACGTATCAACCATCAATAATTGAACAATTTGTACTCGACGAAAAGCCACTTACTGAAAACTCAGAGCCAAAACTGGGGAAGGAAAGAAATCAGTTCACAATCCTTAAAAGATCGCCGCTGTAACAAGGCAGAACTAGCGCAATCACTCCCCTAGCAATAGTCGGCCAGAAAAGAAAGTGTTAAAGGAAAACTATAGATTTGGCAAAAAGGGAAGAGGGGTGAATAAAAACAAAATCTAAATAGCAGCACATACCACCCGATTGACAgagaaaatcaaaagaaagaatCGGCACACAGAGGGTAAATGAAAAAGCAATATTTGGCCAACAAAGATTCAATTGCACCTgagagaagaaggaagaagaaggcaGGGAAGAATCGACTACCCCAAGCTAAAGCCGAAAGGGTTTGAGAGATAGAGAAGCAATAGGTATTCGACCAAGAATGGAGAAGAGGGTTGGAGAGAGGAGTAGAATTACAAGTAAAAAGGACCAATAGATACCCACAATAGCACAATACGTTTTCAGAAAAAATGAAAACCAACCATAATTTGCAAAAACccgaaagaaaaaagagagaaaagaacctCGAAGAGTAGACAATGCCAAAAGTATTAGGGAATAGCAACTCAGCCAAAAATCTTTATACCCACTACCAATTTCGATACAACTCTACCATACCTTAAAATCCACTTTTTCCTCCATTGTCTCACTTCTAGAATCTCTCCACTATAATCTACTCAACCGCCTATTCAGACTTCAATCAAACACCTCAAAATCCCCAGCacctttaacaaaaataaaatacttcACTTGCCTTGCCAAAcctcgaacctcagacctcaaggAACATACCACACGCCCTTACCACTAGGCTAGTAGGCTCTTTGTGACTTATTTTACCcagaataatttaaaaatctaCTAACTACAACAAGAGTTAATTTcctaaaaataaagtttttgcaaatgcccaagcttgaacccaagacttctcaggcgcttcccagaacacataaccactgaagcagacatgcatttgAGTCACACAACATACAAAAAATAAGTACCTATAGTTTTGGGCTTTGCAATTCTACcctcctaaaagaaaattttgacctcaaaatttacctagtcaaaacagatgagggtattgatATTGCATCGTCTCCTTGGGTTCCCATATGGCTTCCTCAGATCTGTGATTATGCCATAGTACCTTAACTAGTAGAatggacttcctcctcagaacctttacATCACAGTCTAAAATCTGAATcggctcttcctcaaaggtcagatctgggctaacctcaatctcctcagtcgAGATGATATGCGTAGGATTAGAGTGATATCGCCTcagcatagagacgtggaacacatcatgaatctggtccaactctggaggtaactcaagttgataggcaaccAGTCCCACACGCTTCAATATAGGGTAAGGcctaatgaacctagggcttaacttgctcttctgaccaaacctcagtaccttcttccatggcgagtcTTGAGAAACactaagtcccccacagaatactcaatccccttacgcttcagatccgtATATGACTTCTGTCTGTTAGATGCCTCCTTCAATTGACCCCAGATCAGTCTAACTTTGTCCTCGGTATCAGAAATCAGTTTAGGGCCTAAAACAcgccgctcgcccaactcagtccaacacgaagTAGTACGATATCTACGACCATATAGcacctcgtaaggtgccatcgaTATGCTAGACTTgtaactattgttatacgcaaactctgctaatggcaagtaGTCTTCCTAACTGACTCAGAACTCTATCACACAaccccttaacatgtcctccaatatctgaatcaccctctttgACTGACCGTCtctctgaggatggaacgcagtactgaagtccaaccttgtacccaatgcctcgtgtaacttcttccagaatcgagacgtgaagtgtagatctctatcagatattatggaaaccgGTACTCTATTGAATCTCACTATCTCAGCCATATACAGTTTAGCCAGTTTTTGCAATGAGTAATCAGTATGAaccggtatgaaatgggcagacttgttcaatcgatccacgatgacccatactgaatccttcttaataggcgttaagggtagcccactaacgaagtctataGTCACACTCTCCTACTTCCacagtggaatcttaactggctgaagcaaccctgaaggtaactggTGTTCAGCCTTATCCTGCTGATAAGTAAGGCATTTACCCTCAAAGTCGATAACTTCTCgtttaagacctggccaccaatattgtgacagccctaatgtgaccctagtcaaaaagtggtttcgagaccacaaaaccgagtcataaaaataattaattgttatattctatgcttattatgtgtgtacatgcatatgtggaagtttcattccctaattttgccaattgcatgaggaattattaaatagggatcaacatgagacatggtgaaatatgataggctaattttaaagggcttattagtgcatgtcaacacaagggtggacttgcatgtcaaattgcccaattcccttatagtggccggccaagatagattgatgatgggcaatatatttgtttgaattagatattataataagaaattgagttattggagataaaataaattaaagaaaggaattaaaaaggaaaaagatgaataaaataagggaggaagaaggagtgttcatccttttccttgttacaattgcgtgagtgagggaaagaaaggtgaagaagttcggccatgcttgtacctaggttgaggtatgtttgatgttattttttttgaaattcatgcatgtttttagttgttagtttaagttctacctagcccatggtttaaatttttgctattgatggagatgatattcggccatgggtgttgtctttcttggttggtgttttgatgttgtggtgatgaggcatgaagatgattgagcttgagtgtttaataaaaaggattggatgtgagagtgtgtgaggagtagaaatgatgggtcttagcaacttcatgaaggttcggccatggtgcttaaatattgtacttgtgtttaaccctaggattaattagttatatggttagtataggtatgggtgaccgaatatgagagcatgaatagatgaagagtttggtgaatcgatatgtggtaaatgttaagtgttaaatgaaatggaaatgatagattaacgttgcacattcggctatagttaggcatgttgatgattttatcttgacttagataattaggcataaaagggtggtaatgaggttgaagttgttgaatggttagttgggtaacaaatgaagcattcggccatatggggtaaaaaaaatgggtcaagtgttcatgagatgaaattttgtgattagatgaattataggtgatagtatagatatacatattcggccatcacttgggagcttatgtgatgttgagtttaaaattagcaaaggtgattaccgaatgtccaagtatgcatatgcatgtgtgattagattattgatagtatggtaattgcataaggttattagccgaatagctaagaacataaggtagcaagatgaaaattttaccatgtcgttttgtatgtcataaaatcattaaaatgtggataccaatatatgtagcaaagcggttaaatgagttaatttatttgtttaagctcaagatcctaaaggagaggcgtccaacaagggaaaatcaaaggtcatcgagtagccgacttggaactattttacctaacacaaggtaagtcattaagcatatctttggtattaatttaaatgatcgtaatacctatgcaattgtgtttaatgagatgaaatgtatacaaatgtatatgtatgtagagatgaaattgtcgaatgtaaaaaggaagtgaagcatatagagtggttgcttttcggcactaagtgtgcgggcaataagtgttcacggttgtgagattggcactaggtgtgcgaacttgaaatgcatggcactaagtgtgcgagtttaaagtacatggcactaagtgtgcgcggttgattattaagcactatgtgtgcgaacccactatatattttctataaattatttacattaagggtgcgactttaccgagtcgattttggacagcagaaaaggtaagtaccttgagttcatggctaataggcgctatgtttatatttgaagttgagcttggtaagttttgaacctatgtgatgattatagttgaagtcacgtacataaggttcatcatGGAATAGTTGAAAGGTCGTTTAAtcgtatgattgtaacgaaaaaaaaatgatgaaaggtcaatgtaggacttggtatgagattgaaccgtaaggtttaaggaactatggtatagttcggtatggatggagtacttagcctcatttcattgtttcctattgtgataattttattaatggatggttgtggaatgcttatggcttactgagttatatactcattcggtgtttgcttgtcacctattttaggtttcttggactcgtctttttgccgtgctcgggaccgtcatcgaagtcatcacaccggctagcaacttttggtactttcttcttNNNNNNNNNNNNNNNNNNNNNNNNNNNNNNNNNNNNNNNNNNNNNNNNNNNNNNNNNNNNNNNNNNNNNNNNNNNNNNNNNNNNNNNNNNNNNNNNNNNNNNNNNNNNNNNNNNNNNNNNNNNNNNNNNNNNNNNNNNNNNNNNNNNNNNNNNNNNNNNNNNNNNNNNNNNNNNNNNNNNNNNNNNNNNNNNNNNNNNNNNNNNNNNNNNNNNNNNNNNNNNNNNNNNNNNNNNNNNNNNNNNNNNNNNNNNNNNNNNNNNNNNNNNNNNNNNNNNNNNNNNNNNNNNNNNNNNNNNNNNNNNNNNNNNNNNNNNNNNNNNNNNNNNNNNNNNNNNNNNNNNNNNNNNNNNNNNNNNNNNNNNNNNNNNNNNNNNNNNNNNNNNNNNNNNNNNNNNNNNNNNNNNNNNNNNNNNNNNNNNNNNNNNNNNNNNNNNNNNNNNNNNNNNNNNNNNNNNNNNNNNNNNNNNNNNNNNNNNNNNNNNNNNNNNNNNNNNNNNNNTTAGCCATAACCAACTAAGAAGAAATACCAAATCTAGCCTTGTGAGACTTCGATGACGTCCGAGCACGGCAAAAAAGAGTCCagaacctaaaataggtgacaagcaacaCCGAAGATAAAACTCATAAGCATAAGCATCCACAACACCATTAAAAAATACACAAtagaaacaatgaaatgaggctaagtactccatccataccgaacataccatagttccttaaaccttacggttcaatctaataccaagtcctacatgaccttcatacatcatttttttcgttacaatcatacgattaacgacctttcacctattccacgatgaacctatgtacgtgacttcaactataatcacacataggttcaaaacttaccaagctcaactccaaatataaacatagcgcctattagccatgaactcaaggtacttaccttttccgctgtccaaaatcgacttggtaaagtcgcaccct
It includes:
- the LOC107960384 gene encoding uncharacterized protein, whose translation is MAPYEVLYGRRYRTTSCWTELGERRVLGPKLISDTEDKVRLIWGQLKEASNRQKSYTDLKRKGIEYSVGDLVFLKTRHGRRRYHSNPTHIISTEEIEVSPDLTFEEEPIQILDCDVKVLRRKSILLVKVLWHNHRSEEAIWEPKETMQYQYPHLF